One window from the genome of Cyanobacteriota bacterium encodes:
- a CDS encoding SMP-30/gluconolactonase/LRE family protein produces MQGRSLVILSVLFSLCFGLSPAHALKLPDIHSPNSLAKDSQGNTYIAAMAESNIYRMNSEGELYLFAGTGQGLYQEGPRLAASFRNPYSVAVDSKNNLYVADSGNNRIRKIDNKTGTVSTYAGSDSTGHKDGKALDAQFNFPYGIIFDKEDNLYVSDQRNHSIRKISSKGKVSTIAGTQSSGTVDGKVARFKYPSAIAMGTDDNVYVLDNGNKVLRKINGDSGLVSTITDEEDNKSNLRVPKQAVEVERVAFNQ; encoded by the coding sequence ATGCAGGGGAGATCACTAGTTATATTATCAGTTTTGTTCAGTTTGTGCTTTGGCCTAAGTCCAGCACATGCTCTAAAGCTACCTGATATCCATTCGCCAAACAGCTTGGCCAAGGATTCTCAGGGCAATACTTATATTGCTGCCATGGCAGAATCGAATATCTACAGAATGAATTCTGAAGGTGAGCTTTATCTTTTTGCAGGCACAGGACAAGGACTATATCAAGAAGGTCCTAGACTAGCTGCTAGTTTTAGAAATCCATATTCTGTTGCAGTAGATTCCAAAAACAATCTCTATGTTGCAGATTCTGGTAACAACCGTATTAGAAAGATCGACAATAAAACAGGTACAGTGAGCACCTATGCAGGTTCCGATAGTACCGGTCACAAAGATGGCAAAGCACTTGATGCACAGTTTAATTTCCCGTACGGAATAATTTTTGATAAAGAAGACAATCTTTATGTATCTGATCAACGCAATCATTCGATTCGCAAGATCAGCAGCAAGGGCAAAGTTTCTACTATTGCAGGCACTCAAAGCTCTGGCACAGTAGATGGCAAGGTTGCTCGTTTCAAGTATCCATCAGCAATTGCAATGGGCACAGATGATAATGTCTATGTCTTAGACAACGGTAATAAGGTACTTCGCAAAATCAACGGTGACTCTGGCTTAGTCAGTACTATCACTGATGAAGAAGACAACAAATCTAATCTAAGAGTACCTAAGCAGGCTGTTGAAGTTGAGAGAGTTGCGTTTAATCAGTAA